The nucleotide sequence agagtatcttagtttactgcctTCATTGGGTGCTATATATATCATGttggtttgggctgaaatgagtTTTCTGCaagtacgctaaccacgaattcGTAAGTTCAATATAGCTGacaactagctatatatcgagagagtgcgtgttatgccactgacatagaacatgattgccaccttaggctagcaatcttgtgaggacaaataggatGAAGCATGCATCATCATGATTGTTGCTTTGTGCATATAACTATGCTCCTCTCACCTTTGTCCTAATTATAAGTAACTTGTGATGGTTGTGATGTACTATCTTCCTTGTATGGAGTCAgtcaagaatgccttgttccatgctacttgaataggaagtgcttgaaatagtgtgtgcttagccttgatCGAAATAATTAAGGTTACATGCTTGAACTTataaatgtcctctagtttagtcAAGTGGTGGATATGTTGGTCATGCTGGTTCTTGCAAATGCTTTAGATCTCACTTAAGTAATTGTGATTCTTATGTCTAAACTAAATTATTGATTGGTCTAAAGTAAGAATGTTTGGAGTTACTAGAATAATGTTGTTGTGTGCTCTCTTGTTAACAAAACAAAGGGAAATCTTGTTTTGTATGCACTGAACGTTGGCCGCAAGAATAGTTTTGGGTGTAGTGATGTTTTTGTGGTTATAATAGTGTTTTATGTGaatgtagtgaataccaaagatTTAGCCAacttcttgatcttgcttgtcctaaaatttcatgtctataggcctgatggtttaggagttattgATGTTAGAATTTTGTTATCAGGTTCTGCCCATGATCTGAATAGATCTGAATGTTTGGTTTATTCCACCTGTATGCTTATAAAAATCATGTCTTGGACATAATAGATGAAGTGTAGTACTcttgttaagctttccaaaatgttaaagatcactacttttggtggtctaaatctccagttatgagcttTCAAAGTGGAATGCTAGAATCTGTCCCAAATCGGGACAGGGATGTCTTCTTTGTGCTGTTTTGCCCTATTGGCTGTAGAATTATCTTGGTATGATAATAAAAAAAGTtttagataacttaataagctttcaGTAAAGTTAAGGGTCATGTTTGTTGGCTCCCTAGAACTCCAGTTACTTATCTCTGaagttcatgtcagttttctatccaTGTTTGTGCACACCTGAATGATTGGCAGGTTTGGTAATGTTAACCTATGAATTAACTTTTGCTgtgaataacaaagttgtggaaAACTTCCTAATATTTCAAAAATGTCTTGGATAACCTTTGTTTGATGTCTACAACTTCAGTTATGTTGGAAACATGTGCCTGCTACGTTGCTGTCTAGGCTCTGTGTATATACTAAGTTGGTTACTTTAGCATGTTTTTATTTGGCTAAACTTGTAGTTAGTTCTTGTTTGATAAATACTTGTTAGGTGTGAGCCTTGTGCTTAGTATTGGTTACTTAAGCTAACTTGATTGAATTTCTCAAGTGTCTGCTTAATTGTGATGATTGTGCGGATGCTTGTTATCTAGGAAATGTCATAGTTGTCACCTTAGTTGTCCTCGGtgagcatacgagtgttgaagagcttTATCCTAGAACAATGCTAAAGTTACGTAATCGCATGGTTGTTGTCTCTAATTAGGTTCTCTCTTGGGAGCCTGAGCCTATagacgtggttgctagcccttgaacgtttgTGTATCTATACCTTGCTTGAACTGTAGGCCCTAGTGTAGTTCCCTTATATGTTTGCTTAGGCCTTGGACGTCCGCTACCTTTTGGAGAATGCCCTTGTTTGATCGACCAACCAAGTTAAGCTCTAGCGAATGCTAGCCTTTGACCATGGTTTATACATTGTCAAGTGTGGAGACCATACCCAATTCCATGTTGGACCCCCCCCCGATTGCCTCTCCTACAGGTGATCTGGTGTCACGTAACGTCTCTTTGCCATTGTCTCAAAATCTTTTGCTTGTAAATCCCTATAGCTACCTTATCGATTCAATCGATCGTAATAGTTCAGCGATTATAGTTCACATGCTTACATAAACTTTACACAAAGTTCCAAATACATCGGAGTTCGAATAGAAATATAGCGAAAGCAACACACACCaagagttcaaataaagtagtgcCAGACTGCGGTCTCCTCCAACAAAAGCAACTGAGGTAAGAAACGCAGAATGACCCTTGCCTTGGGTCCTACTCTTCATCGCCCATAGCAGGGTAGAAGTAGTTCTTacaatagccatagtacatctcaCCATCTGCAACAAATGGAAATAgcaccctgagtatgagaaggtactcagctagacttacccgtcttaaaccaaaataagtcgacaccaaggagtatgcaaggctttatgtaagtgggctagcttgactcattttgcggaaaagcatactATAAGATAAGGATTCAGTTAAGTATTTAGTGGTAGATTATAGTTGAAACCTGATTATACTAAGTGAGTAGCTATACTAAATCATCCACTTGATTAGTTATAATCAatcaatagtaaccatatccggtttaGCCTTTTCaacatcatcattataaccatcattgTTTTCCATAccacattactacgatgaagtaactcagtCCAgttgctcactatccaggagcgatggcgattcgaatcgattactaaccagctggtgatttatccCCCCCACAAACCACgcttcccccattagggtcgcTTTAGGTCACCCTTGGTACTATTCAGATGATGTCGCGGGATTGCCATGCACCCTCTACACCTAGGGTTGTTCCAGCGCTAGGTCGATCAAGTCATGCCTGCCCACTGTACTTTGGGGTTGTCAGCGCATTCTTGCCCACGGTCAACTGGCCCGAGGTGGTCTTGGCAGCATCTCAGTCACTGGTCCGAAtagagctactaggcttcgtggtcggaaagagttatccagccagctaaatgtgaggcatgcattcaaaaagACTGAGGGCcgacaatggtacggtccttaattgacacagatggaaactaCCAGCACACAAGACCCATGCCTTGCTGCCCAACATTCTGCCCGGTCCCCACTTATCCAACCACATATGGTTATCTTCCATGATAGCAACATAGCAAAACATAACTATTTATTCACCTAAagcgtaggtgacaggaaatcacccacttctaacggtctaagcatggctaagcatatacatATTCTAATGCTAGACTTAACAGGGTAACAGGATATCTCATGGTAGTCAAGGAATATAGAATAGTAGatatgcatcaacggtttcaagcaactcctataacataatgcatcaaacataaaaggacgcaAGTTAGATATTTGCAAACCATAGGGAGTAAAATggttcggggcttgcctttcagaaaggataaAGGTTGATGGTCCTGGCACTCTGGTAAATCACTGTCTTGCTCCCCGGCCTCAGGTTCTCCCTGAGATGGCACCTCCTACTACACGGCCTCCTCGGGAACTCCGTACTCCGCGGGTGTCAGTTCCTCCAACGATCCTGTATGAATGCATATGCATATGTAAGCGTGGATGCTTGCACATGATGAATCATGAATTTATGAATGAATATGAACTGATGGTGATCAATTTCACtttattttaccgagtaggtgcaaatCTCCTCTCTAGTTATTTACTTCATACCACAAACAAAGCATGCATACTTACATACAAGTAGACCAATTAACTAACTACTTGCTGCATATGTGAACTACAAACTAAGCTCAATCAAACATACCAGCAGGTCACACACAATCCAAAGATATGCAAAAGTATCATGCATGTTCAAGACTAGTTCATTAAAGTCTTAATCATCATCTTTTAACAAAAGGACATAATAGAGCCACTACATTCTATTACTCAGAAAAATCTGGAAAATTTACAGTAACTTACTCAGGTCTACAGGAGCctgccataaaaatttcaggtTAAATTGATAAGTAttttagcctacacaaaaatgacaatctGTCAGGCATAAATgcacatgaaaatactttgtactatgaaaagtgtcaaacaacagatttcatatttttcccactatCTACACATCATATTAATACTATAGAAAATATTTCACATGCACATGTTTCACATATTTTTGGCCCTACCAAATTTACAAGAAATCAGCATTAAATCCACTTAATTCACTTAGCCATATTCTTCCACagtacatgcatgaaatatatttttcatagAATCTACACAtcaacacaagactaacaaaattggaattacATTTTTCTGACTGTCCTATAATTACTTATGCATTTTCCAAGTTATCAAGCAATTGACAAATTAAATAAAGCCCCACAGAACAGTATCACAAAAatgacatttcatatttttaaactgtagatctattcaagacaaacacaacaaaatttgcaCAAATTTTGGACACCTATAACTCGAGTTATGATTTTTGGAAGCATTAAACCAATTTTctagaaatcatttttgaaattcaaatgaaCTCTAAACACTGGGTGCACCCGGTTCAGTGCACCCGCGGACACTGGTGGTCGGGACCTGCGGGTCATGCGGTCCCACGTGTCAGCCAGAGCCGAGCAGGGGCTGCCGTTGACCGACGAGTCCTCGTCGGCGAGGTCTCCAGTGGCACGACCACCACCTACATGACCTACTCGACGAGCCACACTAGCTGGGCTAGAAGACGGCGGCGCAGACGCAGGTGAGCGTGCTCGACGGCAGCCATGGCAGGACAATGGCGTGGCTCACCAATGGCTGGCCGTCTCCGGCCATGACAAGGCCAGGCGAGGGGCGCGCGAGCAACCCCGCACCAAGGCGACTCCGGTGGACGCGGAAGAGGAGGGAAAGGGAGGCAGAGCGGAGCTACCCACGGTGAGCGCAAGCGCTGGCGCGCTCCGATGAGCGATGGCGCGAGAGAACCAGCCGCTTGGCCCTTACCCAAGGATGATGGCGGCTGCGAGTTGGACGACAAGGTAGAGGAAGGCGAGGCAGAGCAACGTGCGTGCGCGCGGGAGGTGAGGTGGAGCACCGACGACGGATTTCACCGGCGGAGCAACGGTAGCATGCTCCTGTAGCTGCGGCTGCGCTGCGGGTGCGAGCAAGGAAGGAGAAGTGGAGGGGGACAGAATGGAGTGGAGCAGGGCACGACGTGCGGACCGGCCATAATGGCCAAGCGTGGCCGGTTGGGACGGCCATCGCccctcgccgccggtggccggcCGCCACGCGGCGAGCGACGGTCGGGGCAAGGCGGGCACGAGCGCATGTGTAGGCGCTCGGGCGTGGATGTGGGCCAGGCCAACTTTGCTGCTGGGTCGAAGCTGAGGGGAATGcgcctttctttttttttaatttctattTTCAAAAATCCCAAAATAGCACTAAAGTCCCATTTTAAAGCATTTTAGAAGCATTTTCAAGATTTGGtcctaaaatcaaagttgtagattttgAAGAGAAGAACATTTCTTATTAAGGAGTCACAGTCAAATTTTGCCTAGTTTTTGAATTACAAATTTCCAAAGAATATTTCTATGAAAATGACTTAGGGAGATTTTAGAACTTTTCTAAAACAACCTTCATTTTGACTTTGGAGCAAATTTTGAGCATGTTGAAggcattttcatgagttgacccaaagataacttttgttccttataaaattatctacacgTTTCCTTAAGGACCCACTAGCAGAAAGCATTATAGCAACACTTTTATGCTAGGTCAAACAAAACTACTCTAGGGCCTACCTAGGTCAACTATGACTTAATGACTTGATTAAGCAAAGTACTTAACATAAACATGACCTCATTTTGCACCCTAAACATTTCTAAGTTTGTTTGGTAACCAAACAAAGACACACATGGAATGACAATCATGAGCATGGCATAGGCACACATTGAAACATATCATCACAAGGTTTGTTGCAAAGCAATGTTTTCCTTATTATTTGATGTGATGTTCATGTATGCataaatgatgcttatgctcctgaaatgcaagtgcaaatgcatgcttaacactaggggtgttacatgtACTAGGTACATACTCTTGCAACAATGTGTGTCACAAAAAGTGTTCTTGCAATGCATAGATGTGTGCTCTAGGAAAATTTTGTGAAAAGTTGACACACTAGTGTATAGAAATGTGACACCCTAGTGTATAGAAATTAGTTCACTCAATGTATAGAATATATATTCCCACGTGACCAAACCTAAAACGGTCTTGGAATTCATTGCACATCATatcaaaagaaaaagaagcatataaaaccacTAATGACAACTGAACAACAGTTTTCACCCAAGTGAtgatttggtgaataggcatgtcctTAAATTTGCATcatcagaggtgaaatccactagatataagttgttgtatctaaatccctttgaatatgacttgatcatcatccttctttgaTACAACCACTTCTTTCTCGGTGAatacattgaaagccaagatcacataattttccaacggatagcaagttgaagcacAATGAAGCAACTAGAAGTACATTTGAAATTGagtggtcatttgatattgcaactttgcccaacccttgCACTTTTCCTTTTGAATTGTCATcgaatgtaatcctttcttgatcaTCCacatcttcatctagtgaggtgaacatatgagggtcaccggtcatatgttgagtgcaaccactatcaataacccaatgacttccaccagtcttgtagttcacctacatacacaagagatcaagcttgatgTTTAGGCACCCACACTTGACGGGGGCCAACAATtctctcaactagtgactttgctacccatatttgcctaggcctattcttgttgggtggacctagaAACACAACATGGGGTCTTCCTTTTGTGTCCTTTCTAACcatataatgagcattgaaggcaaaaggtctagcatgcttgggcaatggttgtggtggtagagtcttgcactcatgagcaaagtgaccttcttgtccacactcaatacatctctttggctttggctttgacttgtgttgatgttgagcttgataTTGAGCCTTGGCCTTCTTCATTTGATTTGCCTTGTAGCCAATACCACTCTTATCATtcttcatcacggtgttcatgagtagctcactttggagattgTGACCTCTTGTGAACTTCTCAAACCCGGTGGCAAGGTGAGTCTTCtcaatcttgagcttcttgttttcttcttgaaGCTTCTCAATGTCAATAGCCATGTTGTAGTCACCATCTTGTGTCTCTATGACAATTgagttggtggttgatagcttttcaagatctttctttagcttctcattctcattcttgatcttgacatagtCATCATAGTGTTCGGccacaaccacttgcttgcctttgccactagatccttgctcaacatactcatcaatcaaatcatcatatgatgtagctatatcaatcttagcaacaaggttagtagcatcatgcggcTCATTGTATAGATATTCATCtgcaataacaagattgtcatgattgaCTTTGAGAGTAGTATAATCATCTTTTAGCAAGTCATATGTAGTGTTAAGCTCTTTGTGTatctcctcaagtttatcatggtTTTGTTTAAGCTCTTTTATGTTGGCTTTGAGCTCTTTGAGGGAGGATGACACAACCTTATTTTCatctctaagctcatcactagctttttGAGCCATTTCATACTTAGCTAAGAGAGATTCTTTTTCGAGCTCAAGTTTGTCATTTTTGGCTCTTGTTTTTCTTATGATTTTAGTGTAGCTATTTAACAATTCAACTAGTTCATCATAAGAGGGAGCTACAaattcattgtcactatcactatcactactatcatcatcactttgtaccttccggtcacccttggccatgagtcataggtgtgtagaggatgatggtggtgtgGAGGTGGAGGTAATGAACTCCCAATAACAAGAGCGgccactctttctttttcatcatcaatatcttctccggatgagccacttgatgattcaatatccgtgagcccatcaccaacaatgtaggccttgccatttttcttcttgtgaTATTGCTTCTTCtttccatctttcttcttgtatggcttttctctcttcttctcatcatcacttgagtcatctttgttgtccttgtacttcttcttgaatTTATCTTTTTTGGGCTTAggacattgatgagctagatgaccaagttcaccacaattgtagcaatccatttccGAGATAGGCTTCCTCTTGCTACTAGTGAATAATTTCTTCTTCTTtgaatcaaacttgacaccattcttgtttagcttctttagcatcttggtggtccttctcaccatgagagcaatgtTGGTGTCATCTACCTCTTCACTTGAGCTATCAAAGGAAGCTTCAACTTTTGCTTTGCCTTTCCTCTCTTGACTAGCCTTGAAATCCAATTCCTTCTACTTGTTTGAAGAGagagagccatcttgtggtgtaatatgcatgtacatctcatgagcattaatctttcctaatatttgagttggtgtagcattGGAAAGATCTCCTTGATGAAGTACGGtgacaatgtgcccatatttgtcaatgggaagaACACACAAGATCTTTCTCACCGCATCGGATGGTTGCAATTGTGTGAGTcaaagcccattaacttcctctacaatgATATTTAAGcgagagtacatttcattagcactttcattaggaagcatttcaaatgaatttagatttctcataacaagatgatagcgttcctcatgctcactcttggttccctcatggagcgcacaaatgttcgaccatagtgcatggccgTCCTTGTGGTTCCAGACACAGTTAAACATGtccttgcaaagacctctaaagagggtgttttttgcctttgcattccacttctcatagtgaATCTCATCACCAACAAGGTTTgtaggatccttaggttttgggaatccttgtgcgGCGGCTCTAAGCACTCCAACATTTAAAGcctctagatatgcctccatattaattttccaataaggaaaatcatctccttcAAAGAATGGAGGGGGGCCATCTccatgggacatcttgctctaggcggttaagcctaattctAAGAGcactcggctctgataccaattaaaaggatcaagatgcccaagaggggggatgaattggaCTTCTCTAAaaattcttgcaataattaagtcctaagCAAAGTCCCCTTCACCCCTAGTGCCTAAAAGTATGTACTATTGTTCTACGACACAAAAGAGTTTAGCAACCTAGTTCCAATCCTATACTAGCAagtcaattctatgaatgtaaatgacaagaaatgaattgctctaagtaaatgcacaaagtaaagaaaggaaaggaacacggcgacgttttgtcgaggtatcaaagagtcggcactccccactagtcctcgttggagcacccacgcaagcgtgtggctcccccttgatccgtgcaaggatcaagtgctctctatgatcTAATTCTTTGCCACTTCGGCtcagtgaatcgcccacaaccgctcacaagttgagtcgggtcatccacaagctccatcggatgatcaccacACTCCAAATCACCACCAAATCGTCTAGGTGATGCCAATCACcaggagtaacaagcacgaactctcacttgacccaaccaagcctaatgagatgagtggatgcacacttgctactctcaaagctctaatgaggtccttaatcttgagaTTATCAAATCACAACTTCCTCACTAGGCACTTGCTCTCCCTTGGACTCAAAGGTGTTCTTTAGCTGATCAAATGAGCAAGACGAGTATGTTGGAGGAGTAGGAgaagtataaataccccccacAACCGAACATACCCATTGAGGTTCAAAACAGCCTATTAAGtgatgatcagacgcgtccggtcagtagccaatgGCTACATGACGTCAACTCAACAACTCTAACCGAACTCTGACACATGTtcgatcaacactgaccggacgcatccggtcaatgatttcactctctagaacctctctgtgtaatgactggactctggcctacgttcggtcagtactgaccgaacacgtccagtcGCGAAAacactctctagaaccttactatgtAACGACCGGACTCTGCCCTCGGGTTTTTGGTATAGGCTAAAATACTTAACCAATTGAAGGTGAAAATTTTATGATAGACTCCAGTAGATCTAAGGAggttactgtaattttctcagattttatgAGTTCAGAAAATATATATTGCTGTTATAGCCTTGTTTAAATTGTTGTTTAATGAAGATTTCATTAAGGCATGTTTAGTAAATTGTGTTGCTTTGGTGTATACTTGATGCACTAAATACCCTATTGGTATGATTAACATATTAGTGATGTGAGATATGTATGCATGTCTTGTTTGTTATCTGCTTTATTTTACCAGAGAGGAGatttgcacctactcggtaaaatagaAATGAAATTGTTCATCTACATGCAAGCATTCATGCTCATCATACCTCATTCCATCCCATGCACATTTTCTCATAGTCACATATACATacgcatcatataggatcgcaggaGGAGCTT is from Miscanthus floridulus cultivar M001 chromosome 7, ASM1932011v1, whole genome shotgun sequence and encodes:
- the LOC136465885 gene encoding uncharacterized protein, whose product is MVRRTTKMLKKLNKNGVKFDSKKKKLFTSSKRKPISEMDCYNCGELGHLAHQCPKPKKDKFKKKYKDNKDDSSDDEKKREKPYKKKDGKKKQYHKKKNGKAYIVGDGLTDIESSSGSSGEDIDDEKERVAALVIGSSLPPPPHHHHPLHTYDSWPRVTGSYTKIIRKTRAKNDKLELEKESLLAKYEMAQKASDELRDENKVVSSSLKELKANIKELKQNHDKLEEIHKELNTTYDLLKDDYTTLKVNHDNLVIADEYLYNEPHDATNLVAKIDIATSYDDLIDEYVEQGSSGKGKQVVVAEHYDDYVKIKNENEKLKKDLEKLSTTNSIVIETQDGDYNMAIDIEKLQEENKKLKIEKTHLATGFEKFTRGHNLQSELLMNTVMKNDKSGIGYKANQMKKAKAQYQAQHQHKSKPKPKRYGEMYYGYCKNYFYPAMGDEE